The following coding sequences lie in one Cercospora beticola chromosome 9, complete sequence genomic window:
- a CDS encoding uncharacterized protein (CAZy:GT20), with translation MATNLTVSLFLPNTISFNELPAKERRRSPPFKLSQRISSTNDLSNSTTSLLNGQTAPMTPTLEKAIANEQFFTPGSIDAAKRLFARPGDPRSLLRNDVHAEWGSQAIFNQPRSRAGPLPSASIQDFASAYDRYREEEDRNKRTAAKKVTRGSPSQLQASRSGSSERGFEGRPFTVQPAVHGNGGLVNAVREVSDIDPANDQPVDTTWIGTLGMPTDALPESTKEEIHDRLINDYHSVVVYCSDKDIDGHYAHYCKTILWPIFHYQVPDHPKSKAYADHSWEFYRNVNRAFADQVIASYKRGDTIWVHDYHLLLVPGMVREKLPDAKIGFFLHTAFPSSEVFRCLSTRKELLNGMLGANLIGFQTEEYASHFLQTCSRLLAVETTAEGVQIDEHFVNVTCVPVGINPPLFEETLANDEVQEWVATIKKKYEGKKLIVARDRLDHVHGVRQKLLAYELFLNRYPEWREDVVMVQVATSTSEQSELLATVSDIHTRIDSVHSTLAHQPLVFLKQDIAFAQYIALLTVADGLMVSALRDGMNLTPHEFIYCQDGRGGEKKYGPLILSEFTGSAAALGKEFISINPWDFSGMADAIKQGLEMSDEEKKRRWEVLHDIVLKKTGANWMRELSRQLDTVYEEHHQRASASVPRLNVSALADKYKDSEHRLFIIDYEGTLAPHRTTSGVPLGSPQRVLDTLNDVMTDPKNVVYVMSGRKPDELENHFRTLPKVGLIAENGCFVREFGVENNEWTSFVDLKEVATWKSQVRGILGYYSDRLEDSYIEERHCSMLFRYEKSGDQEAAVRFAGECADQINGACKSMRIRAVPIKGAVLIEQEDFSKGTAATHIFDALCKDSKGLSAPDFMVIAGDDREDEIIFKWANELGKDGKVKDVFTVTVGKRNTVAQATLTQGSTGLLTVLQRLAQISIDSLPPDYFAIPRHKTFPS, from the exons ATGGCGACCAATTTGACTGTCTCGCT cttcttgccCAACACTATCTCCTTCAACGAACTGCCCGCCAAAGAGCGCCGCCGAAGTCCGCCATTCAAGTTGAGTCAGCGCATCAGCTCCACCAATGACCTCTCCAACTCGACGACGAGCCTCCTCAATGGCCAAACAGCGCCCATGACGCCCACCCTCGAAAAGGCAATCGCCAACGAGCAATTTTTCACACCCGGCTCCATCGATGCCGCCAAGCGACTGTTTGCCAGACCAGGCGACCCACGCTCCCTCCTCCGCAATGATGTACATGCCGAGTGGGGTTCACAAGCCATATTTAACCAGCCGCGATCTCGTGCTGGTCCTCTGCCTTCAGCTTCCATACAGGACTTTGCCTCTGCATATGACAGGTAccgtgaagaggaggaccGGAACAAGagaacagcagcaaagaaAGTCACGAGAGGTTCACCTTCCCAACTCCAGGCCAGTCGCTCGGGCAGCTCAGAAAGAGGTTTTGAGGGCAGACCATTCACTGTGCAGCCGGCCGTCCATGGCAACGGCGGTCTGGTGAACGCAGTTCGAGAGGTGTCCGACATCGATCCTGCCAACGATCAGCCAGTCGATACCACGTGGATTGGCACCCTCGGTATGCCCACTGACGCTCTGCCGGAGAGCACCAAGGAAGAGATTCATGACCGACTGATCAACGACTATCATTCCGTGGTCGTTTACTGCAGTGACAAGGACATCGACGGTCACTATGCTCACTACTGCAAGACCATCCTGTGGCCCATCTTCCACTACCAGGTCCCAGATCATCCCAAGAGCAAGGCCTATGCCGATCACAGCTGGGAGTTCTACCGAAATGTGAACAGGGCTTTCGCCGATCAGGTGATAGCCAGCTACAAGCGCGGCGATACGATCTGGGTGCACGACTACCACCTGCTTTTGGTCCCTGGCATGGTGAGGGAGAAGCTGCCTGATGCTAAGATTGGTTTCTTCCTCCACACCGCATTCCCGTCCTCCGAAGTCTTCCGATGCCTGTCGACGAGAAAAGAGCTGCTCAACGGTATGCTTGGCGCCAATCTCATCGGTTTCCAGACCGAAGAATATGCCTCCCACTTCCTTCAGACATGCAGCCGGTTGTTGGCTGTTGAGACCACTGCCGAGGGTGTACAAATTGACGAACACTTTGTCAATGTGACGTGCGTCCCCGTCGGCATCAACCCACCACTCTTCGAAGAGACTCTCGCCAATGACGAGGTTCAAGAGTGGGTGGCAACcatcaagaagaagtacgAGGGCAAGAAGCTCATTGTTGCACGGGACCGCCTCGACCACGTGCACGGAGTCCGTCAGAAACTGCTGGCGTACGAGCTGTTCCTCAACAGATATCCAGAATGGCGCGAGGATGTTGTCATGGTACAGGTGGCAACATCGACCAGTGAGCAATCGGAACTGTTAGCTACAGTCTCTGATATCCACACCCGCATCGACTCCGTGCACAGCACTCTGGCGCATCAGCCGCTGGTGTTCCTCAAGCAAGACATTGCATTTGCCCAGTACATTGCTCTGCTGACAGTGGCTGACGGACTAATGGTATCCGCTCTTCGAGACGGCATGAACTTGACCCCGCACGAGTTCATCTACTGCCAGGATGGTCGAGGAGGCGAGAAGAAATATGGACCACTCATTCTGAGCGAGTTCACCGGCAGTGCAGCAGCTCTTGGGAAAGAATTCATCTCCATCAATCCTTGGGACTTCTCGGGCATGGCCGATGCGATCAAGCAAGGTCTGGAGATGAGTgacgaagagaagaagcgtcgATGGGAGGTTTTGCACGACATTGTCCTCAAGAAGACTGGTGCCAACTGGATGCGGGAATTATCGAGACAGCTCGACACCGTGTACGAGGAGCATCACCAGCGAGCTTCTGCATCAGTGCCACGTCTCAACGTCTCTGCTCTGGCCGACAAATACAAGGACTCAGAGCACCGCCTCTTCATTATCGACTACGAAGGCACCCTTGCCCCGCATCGCACGACCTCTGGGGTTCCATTAGGCTCTCCACAGCGCGTCCTTGACACTTTGAACGATGTCATGACCGACCCCAAGAACGTAGTGTACGTCATGTCTGGTCGCAAGCCAGACGAGCTGGAGAATCACTTCCGCACACTTCCCAAGGTCGGACTGATTGCCGAGAATGGTTGCTTCGTTCGAGAGTTCGGAGTTGAAAACAATGAATGGACTTCGTTCGTCGACCTTAAGGAAGTCGCAACGTGGAAGTCTCAGGTCCGAGGCATCCTCGGCTACTACTCGGATCGCCTCGAAGATAGCTACATCGAAGAGCGACATTGCAGCATGCTGTTCCGATACGAGAAGTCTGGCGACCAGGAAGCTGCGGTACGCTTTGCTGGTGAATGCGCAGACCAGATCAACGGCGCTTGCAAGAGTATGCGTATTCGCGCCGTGCCCATCAAAGGTGCCGTTCTTATCGAGCAGGAAGACTTCAGCAAAGGCACTGCTGCGACCCACATCTTTGACGCGCTTTGCAAGGATAGCAAAGGCTTGTCGGCGCCTGACTTCATGGTCATCGCTGGAGACGATCGTGAAGACGAGATTATTTTCAAATGGGCAAATGAGCTCGGAAAGGATGGCAAGGTCAAGGATGTGTTCACCGTCACCGTCGGCAAGCGCAATACTGTGGCGCAGGCGACTCTTACTCAAGGCTCGACGGGTCTTCTCACCGTCCTGCAGCGTCTCGCTCAGATCTCAATTGACTCGCTGCCTCCGGACTACTTCGCCATACCGAGACACAAGACGTTTCCTTCATGA